The genomic DNA TTCACCTGTCGTATCAATAACAAATTCTGCGCCTTTTTCCTTCACAATTTGGATTAATTCTTCGTAAAATCCTTTGCGTAGAGAAGCAGGTGTACTTCCTGAAAGAACAACAATATCACCAGCCTGAACACGACTAACTGCTTGTTTTAGTTCTTGAATTTCTTCGTTTGTTAGAGCAGGTCCTAAGCCGTTAATTTCTGTTTCAGTATCTGATTTCAATTTAATGTTGATTCGTGTATCAGCAGACACGGGAGTGAAATTCGTTTGGATTTCTTCTTTTTTCAACCAATCGGCAATGAATGAGCCTGTAAAACCACCTAAAAAACCTAAGGCAGTGGATTCTGTCTCCATACGTTTTAAGATACGTGAAACGTTGATTCCTTTGCCGCCAGGTAATTTAAAATCATTCGTCATCCGATTTAAATCACCAATTTGTAGATGATCGACATGAACGATAAAGTCGATAGAAGGGTTTAAAGTCACTGTGTAAATCATTTGTTTGCCTCCATTAAAATAGTTTTTTGCTGGAATCCTTGAAGCGATTCAGCAGGGCAGTAGTCAGTTAGTAAAGTAACTGACTCTAATTCTTCCACTTTGGTAAACGTTACTTCATTAAATTTTGTATGATCCAGTAAAACATAGGCTGTTTCTGCTTGATGAATAGCCAAGGCTTTTAGCGCTGCTTCTTCGGGATCAGGCGTCGTTAAACCAAACTCTAAATGTGCGCCGTTAGTTCCTAAAAAAGCTTTGTTAAAACGAAAATGTTGTAGCTGTTCCATACTAGTGGCACCAATGATTGCTTTAGTGGAGAGCTTCAAAGTACCACCAAGCATAATAGTGGGAATTTCCATATCGCTAAGTTTTGCAGCGTGATGCACGGAATTCGTCACTACATGGATTTGTTTCCCAACTAAAAAAGGGATCATTTCTAACGTGGTTGAACCAGCATCTAAATAGATCATATCGCCATCTTGTACACAACTAGCTGCTAAAGAAGCAATCTTTTGCTTTTCGTGCGTGTTTTTGATTGATTTTTCGGTCATGTTTTGTTCAAAGCCTAAATTAAGAATACGCTTAGCTCCGCCGTGAATGCGTTCTAACAAATTGGCGTCTTCTAATTCTTGTAAATCGCGGCGGATTGTGGATTCTGAAGCATTGAATAAGTTAGCAAGTTCTTGTGATTTGACGACTGATTTTTGATCTAACAATTGTAAAATTTTTTGATGTCGTTCTTCCGTAAGCATTTTCATCCCTCATTTCATGGATATAATAGCACAAATGAAAACGCTAATCAATCTAAAACGGTCAAAAACATTCAAAAAAATTAAAAAACAGTCATAAAAAAAGAAAGCTGCTGAACCTGAGTTCAGCAGCTTTCTTTAATTCACTAAATCATTCGGTAAAGTTTTTTGATAAATCTCTTTTTTGACTTGGTAAGCGAGTTTTTCATCGGTCAAAATAATGAGCACATCGCCAACATGCATAACAGTATCACCATGTGTTAAAATTTCCGATTCACCACGCCGAATGGAAGTGAGCAACATTTGTTTAGGCCAGACAAAATCACGTACCATCGTATCATCTAAGGAACTTTCTGCAGTGATAGGTAATTCGATAATCGTTTTGTGGCCACGAATATTACTTACTTTAGAAGGAACCAAACGTTCTAATAAGCTTTCATAAATTGGCTTACCGCCAAGACTATCGATGGTAATATAACTAACTAAAGCGACAACCCCTAAAGACATTAAATGAGAAAAATTGCCGACCATTTCTGTTACTAAAATAATCGCTGTTAACGGTGCTTTACCAATCGCAGTAAAATAACCAGCCATGGAAA from Enterococcus faecalis includes the following:
- the pfkB gene encoding 1-phosphofructokinase — protein: MIYTVTLNPSIDFIVHVDHLQIGDLNRMTNDFKLPGGKGINVSRILKRMETESTALGFLGGFTGSFIADWLKKEEIQTNFTPVSADTRINIKLKSDTETEINGLGPALTNEEIQELKQAVSRVQAGDIVVLSGSTPASLRKGFYEELIQIVKEKGAEFVIDTTGEDLMNALSQKPLLVKPNNHELAELYHTTFTSVEDILPYGHRLLEEGAQHVIISMAGDGALLFTTEGVYRSNVLERPLKNSVGAGDSMIAGFIGNFSKTQDPLEAFKWGVACGSATAFSDDLASEDFIQELIHEVTIEKISE
- a CDS encoding DeoR/GlpR family DNA-binding transcription regulator; amino-acid sequence: MLTEERHQKILQLLDQKSVVKSQELANLFNASESTIRRDLQELEDANLLERIHGGAKRILNLGFEQNMTEKSIKNTHEKQKIASLAASCVQDGDMIYLDAGSTTLEMIPFLVGKQIHVVTNSVHHAAKLSDMEIPTIMLGGTLKLSTKAIIGATSMEQLQHFRFNKAFLGTNGAHLEFGLTTPDPEEAALKALAIHQAETAYVLLDHTKFNEVTFTKVEELESVTLLTDYCPAESLQGFQQKTILMEANK